One part of the Methylobacterium mesophilicum SR1.6/6 genome encodes these proteins:
- a CDS encoding response regulator, translated as MTDPADASAPCALVVDDDGLIRMDAMDILGDAGFRTFEACDGDRAMTLLDREHASIVLLFTDVQMPGSRDGFALARETARHWPHIAIVVASGQVHPGPGDMPDGARFIGKPFTAEMVHDHLKDILPDGQKPEPLRE; from the coding sequence ATGACCGATCCAGCCGATGCCTCAGCGCCTTGCGCCCTCGTCGTGGACGACGACGGCCTCATCCGCATGGATGCGATGGACATCCTGGGGGACGCCGGGTTCCGCACCTTTGAGGCCTGCGATGGCGATAGGGCGATGACGTTGCTCGACCGTGAGCATGCCTCGATCGTCCTGCTCTTCACCGACGTACAGATGCCGGGATCCCGTGACGGCTTCGCCCTGGCGCGCGAGACGGCCCGGCATTGGCCCCACATCGCCATCGTCGTCGCCTCGGGCCAAGTGCATCCGGGACCCGGAGACATGCCGGACGGGGCCCGCTTCATCGGCAAGCCGTTCACGGCCGAAATGGTGCACGACCACCTCAAAGACATCCTGCCGGATGGCCAGAAGCCGGAGCCCCTGCGCGAGTAG
- a CDS encoding SRPBCC family protein, whose protein sequence is MLKTIVPVVALASVLATPALALEVTKTATVAASPDTVWKTIGGFCGIGDWHPVIEKCVLSKKGGKEERTLSLKGGGTIVEEEQSRNDKKMDYTYTILSGPLPVQDYKSTIRVEKDGSGSKVTWTGTFKAKGAPDDKAQEAIAGVYDAGLKGIADKAK, encoded by the coding sequence ATGCTGAAGACTATCGTGCCTGTCGTGGCTCTTGCCTCCGTGCTCGCCACGCCGGCCCTCGCCCTGGAAGTCACGAAGACCGCGACCGTCGCGGCCTCACCGGACACCGTCTGGAAAACCATCGGCGGGTTCTGCGGCATCGGCGATTGGCACCCCGTCATCGAGAAGTGCGTGCTCTCGAAGAAGGGCGGCAAGGAGGAGCGCACCCTGTCCCTGAAGGGCGGCGGGACCATCGTGGAGGAGGAGCAGTCCCGCAACGACAAGAAGATGGACTACACCTACACGATCCTCTCGGGCCCGCTGCCGGTGCAGGACTACAAGTCGACCATCAGGGTGGAGAAGGACGGCAGCGGATCGAAGGTCACCTGGACCGGCACCTTCAAGGCCAAGGGTGCGCCGGACGACAAGGCCCAGGAGGCGATCGCGGGCGTCTACGACGCGGGCCTGAAGGGCATCGCCGACAAGGCCAAGTAA
- a CDS encoding VIT1/CCC1 transporter family protein, producing the protein MRPVHAERHLIDRIGWLRAAVLGANDGLVSTASLIVGVAASAANTGEILVAGSAGLVAGAMSMAAGEYVSVSSQADTEQADLARERRELTDDPAAEREELARIYVDRGLDHALALQVAEQLMAKDALGAHARDELGISEVTTARPVQAALTSAATFSAGAALPLTAAALSPGSLAVYTVSGASLVFLAVLGALGAKAGGAPVARATARVTFWGVLAMAVTAGIGSLVGRAV; encoded by the coding sequence ATGCGCCCCGTCCACGCCGAAAGGCATCTCATCGACCGTATCGGCTGGCTGCGCGCCGCCGTGCTCGGCGCCAACGACGGCCTCGTTTCCACCGCAAGCCTGATCGTGGGCGTCGCCGCCTCCGCCGCCAACACGGGCGAGATCCTGGTCGCGGGCAGCGCCGGCCTCGTGGCGGGCGCGATGTCGATGGCGGCGGGCGAGTACGTCTCCGTGAGCTCCCAGGCCGACACCGAGCAGGCCGACCTCGCTCGCGAGCGTCGCGAACTGACCGACGACCCGGCGGCGGAGCGGGAGGAACTGGCCCGGATCTACGTTGACCGCGGTCTCGACCATGCGCTGGCGCTTCAGGTCGCCGAGCAACTCATGGCGAAAGACGCGCTGGGCGCCCACGCCCGCGACGAGCTCGGCATCTCGGAGGTCACCACGGCGCGCCCGGTCCAGGCCGCGCTGACCTCGGCGGCGACGTTCTCGGCCGGTGCAGCCCTGCCGCTGACGGCCGCGGCGCTCTCGCCTGGCAGTCTCGCGGTCTACACGGTGTCCGGGGCCTCGTTGGTGTTCCTAGCGGTGCTCGGGGCGCTCGGCGCCAAGGCGGGCGGCGCCCCCGTCGCGCGGGCCACGGCGCGCGTGACGTTCTGGGGCGTGCTGGCCATGGCCGTGACGGCCGGTATCGGAAGCTTGGTCGGCAGGGCCGTCTGA
- a CDS encoding efflux RND transporter permease subunit translates to MRSWFALLVRRRFLVLMIALAAAAGGVANLEGLSIDAVPDISPKQVMVLTLSPGLGPLEVERLVTFPVESAMAGAPGLSSVRSTSRAGVSAVYVTFDESIPVTAARAEVFQRLPQAKSLMPAGVGDPQMGPMATGLGEIYQFELRGPAYTPMQLKRILQWTIAPKLKLTPGIADVNIYGGQMPTDEVRVSAEALRRYGVTLAQVYTALAENNAARGGAYIEHNDQQETIRGLGLAKGPEDIANIVVATGPGGVPVTLGTLGTVQEAPKVRLGAVTHDAQGETVVGIALMRYGGNASAVVEEVKKTVADLRKQLPPGVEIVPYYDRSALVDRTIHTVEHNLLEGAVLVIVVLLLLLGNLRAGLIVAAAIPLSMLMAFAGMRLLGLSGNLMSLGAIDFGLIVDGAVVMIENVLRARGEHPDRPAHDLIRDAAAEVARPVIFAVAIIIIVYVPILALEGVAGKMFAPMALTVILALGSSLIVTLTLMPALAAIFLSGRGIGERETRLVHAVRGAYTPVLRWAERHVLVTVITVLTLFAGSCVVATRLGGEFLPKLSEGSIVITSEKLPGISLDASLATVTRIERVLKSFPEVKRIVSLTGSAEIPTDPMGVESTDSFITLTDPSTWTTADSQEGLVAAFDKRLRGDVPGVAYSFSQPIQMRMDDLLEGVRGDVAISLYGDDLKVLRDTADSIVRVVSGLQGAADVKAEAQAGMPALSIQVDRARAARYGINVSDVLDVVESIGGRNAGMVYGDDNAITDIVVRLDPADRSDIERIRALPVGRPGKENGSSMTVPLAMVASVDVTSGPAQISRERLQRRISIQANVRGRDVQSFVDAAQKAVSDQVKLPPRYALQWSGQYQNLQEATARLSVVVPAALAGILVLLVVMFGDIRLAGLIFLNVPMAATGGILALALRAMPFSISAAIGFIATFGIAILNGVVLTSYIRDLEGSGLDPREAATRAAEMRLRPVMMTALVAALGFLPMALSTSAGAEVQRPLATVVIGGLISATLLTLVVLPAVYPVVAALRLPFGGSRGGAVQERRPSPRHQHAREGADG, encoded by the coding sequence ATGAGGAGCTGGTTCGCCCTGCTGGTCCGCCGCCGGTTCCTGGTTCTGATGATCGCCCTCGCGGCGGCGGCCGGCGGGGTCGCCAATCTCGAAGGGCTCTCCATCGACGCGGTGCCGGACATCTCGCCGAAGCAGGTGATGGTTCTCACCCTTTCGCCGGGTCTCGGTCCCCTGGAGGTCGAGCGGCTCGTCACATTCCCGGTCGAGAGCGCGATGGCCGGCGCTCCGGGGCTCTCCAGCGTCCGCTCGACCTCGCGGGCCGGGGTCTCGGCGGTCTACGTCACCTTCGACGAATCCATCCCGGTCACGGCGGCGCGGGCGGAGGTGTTCCAGCGCCTGCCCCAGGCCAAGAGTTTGATGCCGGCGGGAGTCGGCGACCCGCAGATGGGCCCGATGGCGACCGGCCTCGGCGAGATTTACCAGTTCGAGTTGCGCGGACCGGCCTACACGCCGATGCAGCTGAAGCGCATCCTGCAATGGACCATCGCGCCGAAGCTGAAGCTGACCCCCGGGATCGCCGATGTGAACATCTACGGCGGCCAGATGCCGACCGACGAGGTCCGCGTCTCGGCGGAAGCGCTGCGCCGCTACGGTGTGACCCTGGCCCAGGTCTACACGGCGCTCGCCGAGAACAACGCCGCCCGCGGCGGCGCCTACATCGAGCATAACGATCAGCAGGAGACGATCCGCGGCCTCGGCCTCGCCAAGGGCCCGGAGGACATCGCCAACATCGTCGTGGCGACGGGGCCCGGCGGCGTGCCCGTCACGCTCGGGACGCTGGGCACGGTGCAGGAGGCTCCTAAGGTCAGGCTCGGCGCCGTCACCCATGATGCGCAGGGTGAGACGGTCGTCGGCATCGCGCTCATGCGCTACGGCGGAAATGCCAGCGCGGTTGTCGAGGAGGTGAAGAAGACGGTCGCGGATCTGCGCAAGCAGCTTCCGCCGGGAGTCGAGATCGTCCCCTATTACGACCGCAGCGCCCTCGTGGACCGCACGATCCACACGGTGGAGCACAATCTCCTCGAAGGGGCGGTGCTGGTGATCGTGGTCCTGCTCCTGCTGCTCGGCAACCTGCGCGCCGGGCTGATCGTCGCCGCCGCGATCCCGCTCTCGATGCTGATGGCCTTCGCCGGGATGCGGCTGCTCGGCCTGTCGGGCAACCTGATGAGCCTCGGGGCGATCGATTTCGGGCTGATCGTCGACGGCGCCGTGGTGATGATTGAGAACGTGCTCCGCGCCCGGGGCGAGCACCCGGACCGCCCGGCCCACGACCTCATCCGCGACGCCGCCGCCGAGGTGGCCCGCCCGGTGATCTTCGCGGTGGCGATCATCATCATCGTCTACGTGCCGATTCTCGCCCTCGAGGGCGTCGCGGGCAAGATGTTCGCCCCGATGGCACTCACTGTGATCCTGGCGCTCGGCTCCTCGCTGATCGTCACCCTGACCCTGATGCCGGCGCTCGCGGCGATCTTCCTCTCCGGACGCGGGATCGGCGAGCGCGAGACGCGCCTCGTCCACGCCGTGCGCGGCGCCTACACGCCCGTGCTGCGCTGGGCCGAACGGCACGTGCTCGTGACCGTGATCACGGTGCTCACCCTGTTCGCCGGCTCCTGCGTGGTGGCCACGCGGCTCGGGGGCGAATTCCTGCCGAAGCTGTCGGAAGGCTCGATCGTCATCACATCGGAGAAGTTGCCCGGCATCTCGCTGGACGCCTCACTCGCCACGGTGACCCGGATCGAGCGGGTGCTGAAATCCTTCCCCGAGGTGAAGCGGATCGTCTCCCTCACCGGCAGCGCCGAGATCCCGACCGATCCGATGGGCGTCGAATCGACCGACAGCTTCATAACCCTCACCGATCCCTCCACCTGGACGACCGCCGACAGCCAGGAGGGTCTCGTCGCGGCCTTCGACAAGCGCCTCCGGGGGGACGTGCCGGGCGTCGCCTACAGCTTCTCGCAGCCGATCCAGATGCGGATGGACGACCTGCTGGAGGGCGTGCGCGGCGACGTCGCGATCAGCCTCTACGGTGACGACCTCAAGGTCCTGAGAGACACGGCCGATTCCATCGTGCGGGTGGTGTCGGGACTCCAGGGTGCGGCCGACGTGAAGGCCGAGGCGCAGGCCGGGATGCCGGCCCTCTCGATCCAGGTCGACCGCGCGCGGGCCGCGCGCTACGGGATCAACGTCTCGGACGTGCTCGACGTGGTCGAGAGCATCGGCGGACGCAACGCCGGGATGGTCTACGGCGACGACAACGCCATCACGGATATCGTCGTCCGGCTCGATCCGGCGGACCGCAGCGACATCGAGCGCATCCGCGCCCTGCCGGTGGGCCGGCCGGGAAAGGAGAACGGCTCTTCGATGACGGTGCCGCTCGCGATGGTGGCCTCGGTGGACGTCACCTCCGGCCCGGCACAGATCAGCCGGGAACGGCTGCAGCGGCGGATCTCGATCCAGGCCAACGTCCGGGGCCGGGACGTGCAGAGCTTCGTCGATGCCGCGCAGAAGGCCGTGTCCGACCAAGTGAAACTGCCGCCGCGCTATGCGCTGCAATGGAGCGGCCAATACCAGAACCTGCAGGAGGCGACGGCGCGCCTCTCGGTTGTGGTGCCTGCAGCCCTGGCGGGGATCCTCGTCCTCCTCGTCGTGATGTTCGGCGACATCCGGCTCGCCGGCCTGATCTTCCTCAACGTGCCGATGGCGGCCACGGGCGGCATCCTGGCGCTGGCCCTGCGGGCCATGCCGTTCTCGATCTCGGCGGCGATCGGCTTCATCGCGACCTTCGGCATCGCGATCCTGAACGGTGTGGTGCTGACGAGCTACATCCGCGACCTCGAAGGCTCCGGCCTCGACCCGAGAGAGGCCGCGACCCGTGCGGCGGAGATGCGCCTGCGTCCGGTGATGATGACCGCACTCGTCGCGGCGCTGGGCTTCCTGCCGATGGCCCTCTCGACCAGCGCGGGGGCCGAGGTGCAGCGCCCGCTGGCCACCGTGGTGATCGGCGGGCTGATCTCCGCGACGCTCCTGACCCTCGTGGTCCTGCCGGCGGTCTACCCGGTGGTCGCGGCGTTGCGTCTGCCCTTCGGTGGTTCGCGAGGCGGCGCAGTGCAGGAGCGACGGCCTTCGCCGCGCCACCAGCATGCGCGGGAAGGTGCCGATGGATGA
- a CDS encoding efflux RND transporter periplasmic adaptor subunit gives MSLNAESSARHAETAESTDNDRPERDAAPPPSPVVRRSRAPGTLLTLVVLAAAALAGWSYRGPVLDALGLAPLPAASDAKADKPDDAPANANLVTLDEAGQKRIGLSFGQAETRRIMLPVRAPGTVAFERRVTHLKPRTQGRVLSLAVQPGDRVAAGQTLATLDAGGILDARNGLQAAQAALGEAQASEAVAALQVKRGLEQLKFGGVAQAEVERRQVDLAKAQAAVKSAQANADLYRAQYQRLAPAEGAAPGTSAVITPISGVVTSVGITLGEVVDTGRDAFTVADPARIVVLAHLYGADIARVKAGDTASVESPMPGHPAFEGHVRSVNAALDPATNTAPARIELDNPQDLLRAHQFVAVTVTADLGRDGATIPAAAVQQTEGGPIAFVRKAPDQFERRSLTLGIQRSDWVEVRHGVAAGETVATAGSFDLKAILLRGLLGSTD, from the coding sequence ATGTCGCTGAACGCCGAGTCGTCCGCGCGCCATGCCGAGACCGCGGAGTCGACCGACAACGACCGCCCGGAGCGCGATGCCGCTCCACCGCCGTCTCCGGTCGTGCGGCGAAGCCGGGCGCCGGGGACGCTCCTCACCCTGGTCGTGCTGGCCGCGGCAGCCCTCGCGGGCTGGAGCTATCGTGGACCGGTCCTCGACGCGCTCGGTCTCGCTCCGCTCCCGGCGGCCTCCGATGCGAAGGCGGACAAGCCCGACGACGCCCCGGCGAATGCCAATCTCGTCACCCTCGACGAGGCCGGCCAGAAACGGATCGGCCTCTCCTTCGGTCAAGCTGAGACCCGCCGCATCATGCTGCCGGTGCGCGCCCCCGGCACCGTCGCCTTTGAGCGGCGGGTCACGCATCTCAAGCCGCGCACGCAGGGGCGGGTTCTGAGCCTCGCGGTCCAGCCCGGCGACAGGGTCGCGGCCGGCCAGACCCTCGCGACCCTCGACGCCGGCGGCATCCTCGACGCCCGCAACGGGCTGCAGGCTGCGCAGGCCGCGCTAGGGGAGGCACAGGCCTCCGAAGCGGTGGCCGCGCTGCAGGTGAAGCGCGGACTGGAGCAGCTGAAGTTCGGCGGCGTCGCCCAGGCCGAGGTCGAGCGGCGTCAGGTCGATCTCGCCAAAGCGCAAGCGGCCGTGAAGTCGGCGCAGGCGAATGCCGACCTGTACCGGGCCCAGTACCAGCGCCTCGCCCCGGCCGAAGGCGCCGCGCCCGGCACCAGCGCCGTGATCACGCCGATCAGCGGCGTGGTGACGAGCGTCGGCATCACGCTGGGCGAAGTGGTCGACACCGGGCGGGACGCCTTCACGGTGGCCGACCCTGCCCGCATCGTCGTGCTGGCACACCTTTACGGGGCTGACATTGCCCGGGTTAAGGCGGGCGACACGGCCTCGGTGGAGAGCCCGATGCCCGGTCATCCGGCCTTCGAGGGCCATGTCCGCTCGGTCAACGCGGCCCTCGATCCGGCGACGAATACCGCCCCCGCGCGGATCGAGCTCGACAACCCGCAGGATCTGCTGCGCGCCCACCAGTTCGTCGCCGTCACGGTCACCGCCGACCTCGGCCGCGACGGTGCGACCATCCCGGCGGCCGCCGTGCAGCAGACGGAAGGCGGCCCGATCGCCTTCGTGCGCAAGGCCCCCGATCAGTTCGAGCGGCGCTCCCTGACGCTCGGCATCCAGCGCTCGGATTGGGTGGAAGTGCGCCACGGGGTGGCGGCGGGCGAGACGGTCGCGACTGCGGGCAGCTTCGACCTCAAAGCCATTCTGCTGCGCGGCCTCCTCGGCTCGACGGATTGA
- a CDS encoding polyhydroxyalkanoate synthesis regulator DNA-binding domain-containing protein, producing the protein MPRKRRPRRLINRYAQRRLYDVETRTYVSVEQLRELRAEGFEVVIREVETGRYVSDEILPSGFDA; encoded by the coding sequence ATGCCTCGGAAGCGGCGGCCCCGCCGCCTTATCAATCGCTACGCCCAGAGACGGCTCTACGACGTCGAGACCCGGACCTATGTCAGCGTCGAGCAGTTGCGGGAACTGCGCGCCGAGGGCTTCGAGGTGGTGATCCGCGAGGTCGAGACCGGGCGCTACGTCAGCGACGAGATTCTCCCCTCGGGCTTCGACGCATGA
- a CDS encoding response regulator transcription factor: MARLLLIEDDGDTAGDVLDDLRGRGHEVAWATNGPDGAKAAREASWDAIILDRMLPGQDGLGVLQDLRRDGDRTPALVLSALGDVDERIRGLRAGGDDYLAKPFALGELAARIEALLRRPVDSRETLLRVGSLEIDLIAGTGRRGARDLDLLPRELKLLAYLMRSPGRIVTRAMLFEEVWNYRFTPKSNLIDVHLGRLRRKLEAAGEAPLIQNVRGVGFTLTPDD, from the coding sequence GTGGCGAGGCTGCTGCTGATCGAGGATGACGGAGACACGGCCGGGGACGTGCTCGACGACCTGCGCGGGCGCGGCCACGAGGTCGCCTGGGCGACGAACGGACCGGATGGAGCGAAGGCAGCGCGGGAGGCCAGCTGGGACGCGATCATCCTCGACCGGATGTTGCCGGGCCAGGACGGGCTCGGCGTGCTGCAGGATCTGCGCCGGGACGGCGACCGGACCCCGGCCCTCGTCCTCAGCGCCCTGGGTGACGTGGACGAGCGCATCCGCGGCCTCCGGGCCGGCGGCGACGACTATCTCGCCAAGCCCTTCGCCCTCGGGGAGCTGGCCGCACGGATCGAGGCTCTGCTTCGCCGCCCGGTCGACAGCCGGGAGACGCTCCTGCGGGTCGGAAGCCTGGAGATCGACCTCATCGCCGGGACCGGTCGGCGCGGCGCCCGCGACCTCGACCTGCTACCCCGCGAACTCAAGCTGCTCGCCTACCTGATGCGCTCGCCCGGCCGGATCGTCACCCGGGCGATGCTGTTCGAGGAGGTCTGGAACTACCGGTTCACGCCGAAATCGAACCTCATCGACGTCCATCTCGGCCGCCTCCGCCGGAAGCTGGAGGCGGCGGGGGAGGCGCCGCTGATCCAGAACGTCCGCGGCGTCGGCTTCACCCTCACCCCCGATGACTGA
- a CDS encoding HAMP domain-containing sensor histidine kinase, with the protein MTDFWRSTTLRWALGIALWSVLLALTMFAFIYWQTASYLREELAETLQLEVRAAAADPAATALRVETWTAMDPHARHYGGLFGPDGTRRAGNLDRVPAGLPQDGDAYRVNATVEVGGRSLADEIWAAALALPGGGTVVIAHDTDDIDKVRATTLRALGLGLVPMLALSGIGGIVLARRGRRRLAATEAALAEVTRGNLGKRLPVGSRGDEFDRLAANVNRMLDEIEHLMGEVRSVGDAVAHDLRTPLTRLRARLERSRVQARTVAEFHEAIDQGLAWIDQTLAMVTAVLRIGAMEEGRRIAFAPVDLAELAATAVDFFEPEAEEKGVRLVLAVREGRHAVQGDRDLCFEALSNLIDNAVKFTPPGGAVRVEVACTSQAVEVAVEDTGPGLPVTEHDKVFRRFYRAEMSRQTPGNGLGLSLVAAIAKLHDATVRVRAAKECGCRFTMTFSTSATSYRTLTAG; encoded by the coding sequence ATGACTGATTTCTGGCGCTCGACCACCCTGCGCTGGGCGCTGGGGATTGCCCTGTGGTCGGTGCTTCTCGCGCTGACGATGTTCGCCTTCATCTACTGGCAGACGGCGTCCTACCTGCGGGAGGAACTCGCCGAGACTCTGCAGCTCGAAGTCCGCGCAGCCGCCGCCGACCCCGCCGCTACGGCTTTGCGGGTCGAGACCTGGACGGCCATGGACCCGCACGCGCGACATTACGGTGGCCTGTTCGGGCCCGACGGGACGCGCCGCGCCGGCAACCTCGACAGGGTGCCGGCGGGCCTGCCTCAAGACGGCGACGCCTACCGCGTGAACGCCACGGTGGAGGTCGGGGGCCGCAGCCTTGCCGACGAGATCTGGGCGGCGGCCCTGGCGCTGCCCGGCGGCGGCACGGTGGTGATTGCCCACGACACCGACGACATCGACAAGGTCCGGGCTACGACCCTGCGGGCGTTGGGCCTCGGCCTCGTGCCGATGCTGGCGCTCTCCGGGATTGGCGGGATTGTCCTCGCCCGCCGGGGCCGCAGGCGGCTCGCCGCGACCGAGGCGGCGCTCGCCGAGGTGACGCGCGGCAACCTCGGCAAGCGCTTGCCGGTCGGGAGCCGGGGCGACGAGTTCGACCGGCTCGCCGCGAACGTGAACCGGATGCTCGACGAGATCGAGCACTTGATGGGCGAGGTCCGCAGCGTCGGCGATGCCGTCGCCCACGACCTGCGCACGCCGCTCACCCGCTTGCGAGCCCGGCTGGAGCGCAGCCGGGTGCAGGCCAGGACGGTCGCGGAGTTTCATGAGGCGATCGACCAAGGCCTCGCCTGGATCGACCAGACGCTCGCCATGGTCACCGCCGTGCTGCGGATCGGCGCGATGGAGGAGGGCCGCAGGATCGCCTTCGCCCCGGTCGATCTCGCCGAGTTGGCCGCCACGGCGGTCGATTTCTTCGAGCCCGAAGCCGAGGAGAAAGGCGTCCGCCTCGTGCTTGCGGTCAGGGAGGGGCGGCACGCCGTTCAGGGGGATCGAGACCTCTGCTTCGAGGCCCTGTCGAACCTCATCGACAACGCCGTGAAGTTCACCCCTCCTGGCGGTGCCGTGCGCGTCGAGGTCGCCTGCACCAGCCAAGCCGTCGAGGTGGCTGTGGAGGATACCGGCCCGGGCCTACCGGTCACCGAGCACGATAAGGTCTTCCGACGCTTTTACCGCGCCGAGATGTCCCGCCAAACCCCTGGCAACGGACTTGGCCTGAGCCTAGTGGCTGCCATCGCCAAGCTTCACGACGCAACCGTGCGTGTCCGCGCGGCAAAGGAGTGTGGTTGCCGGTTCACGATGACTTTCTCGACGTCGGCGACCAGCTACCGAACGCTCACTGCTGGTTGA